The sequence GTTCAGGCGAAATGGCAGATGTAGTGGTAGGCCTCGAAACCCGCAGCCACACGGATGTCGAACTTCGAGTTGCCCGGCACGCTGAAGCTTTCGCCCGCCGAGGACTGGACCCATTCGTCGCTGCCCGCCAGCTTGTATTCGCAGGCGCCGGCCACGCATTCCATGATTTCGGCCGCGCCGGTGTTGAAGGTCAGGCTGGCCGGCAGGATCACGCCGACCGATTTTTTGGTGCCATCGGCCAGCGTGATGCCATGGCTGATGCATTTGCCGTCAAAGTACACATTGGCTTGGGTGGTAACGCTGATGTTGTCGATTTTTTCAGTGGTCATGGTGTTGGGTGAAGGGTAGGGCGCTGCGCCGGACAGGGCGGGCAGATCAGCCGACGATTTTAGGTCAGCCTGCAGCAAGGCCGGGCGCAAGCTGAATCCGAAAGGCGGTTTGCTGCGTATGCATATTGCTCCACAATGACCCGCATGAACCCAGAAAGCCCGGATAGCCAATTGATCGCACTGCTTGACCGCGTGGCGCTGGCCGACGAATCGGCGCTCAAAGAGCTGTACGCGCTCACGTCGTCCAAACTCTACGGCGTGGCAGTGCGCGTGGTGACCAACCGCGAGTGGGCCGAGGATGTGCTGCAGGAGGCCTACCTGAATATCTGGAAAATCGCCGGGACTTACCAGGCCACGCTGTCGCCGCCGATGGCCTGGATGGGCTTGCTGGTGCGCAGCCGTGGCCTTGATTTTTTGCGCCGCCGGGCCTCCGACCGGGCCGACCGGGTGCAGGAACTGGACGAGGTGATTTCAGACACGGTGGCCGGCGACTCGCCCAACCCGATGGACACCACGCAAGCCAGCGAGCAGGCCTGGGCGCTGCACCAGTGCCTGAGCCAGCTCGAAAGCAAGCAGCGCGAAGTGGTCAGCCTGGCGTATCTGCGCGACCTCAGCCATAGCGAACTGGCCGAGCAGCTCAGGCTGCCCCTGGGAACGGTGAAAACCTGGATTCGCCGGGGGCTGGAGCAGCTGCGCGGCTGCATGGCGAGGTTCGCATGAACATTCATAAAAATGCTTCGCTGGTGGACCAGCTGGCCGCCAGCTATGCGCTGGGCACCTTGC comes from Polaromonas naphthalenivorans CJ2 and encodes:
- the ppnP gene encoding pyrimidine/purine nucleoside phosphorylase, translating into MTTEKIDNISVTTQANVYFDGKCISHGITLADGTKKSVGVILPASLTFNTGAAEIMECVAGACEYKLAGSDEWVQSSAGESFSVPGNSKFDIRVAAGFEAYHYICHFA
- a CDS encoding sigma-70 family RNA polymerase sigma factor translates to MNPESPDSQLIALLDRVALADESALKELYALTSSKLYGVAVRVVTNREWAEDVLQEAYLNIWKIAGTYQATLSPPMAWMGLLVRSRGLDFLRRRASDRADRVQELDEVISDTVAGDSPNPMDTTQASEQAWALHQCLSQLESKQREVVSLAYLRDLSHSELAEQLRLPLGTVKTWIRRGLEQLRGCMARFA